A stretch of DNA from Nitrosopumilus zosterae:
ATTCTACCATCTGCTGTATATCTATCATAACGAGAACCATAATTTTCTTCTCCACTTTGAATACTATGTGAGACAACATCGTCATTTACAATAGTTATAGTTGTACCTGGTTGTACTGAAATTCTATCATTAGAAAAGAATCTCAGATTAATTTCAGTAGTTCCGGGAGTAATATTATCGGTTGTTTTCAGTCCGGCTGAACCCTTAAGAATATGAATAGTTAGAGCATTTGATTTTAACTCTGTAGAAACTGGTGTGATTTTAGATAGTTTGGATAGTTTTGTTGTATAAAGTACTTTGTAACTATCATCAGATGTTGTAATTCTTCCAGTAAAACCATAAACAGATGCATCCTTGCTTTCTTCAACTAATCTTCCAAAGAAGCTTATCGAGGTATCTAATCCCCTGGAACTTTCTACATTTCCATTAATTCTAATATATTGGCCTTCACGTAAGAATTTTCCATCTAATTTAGAAATTGTAAACTCTTCATCATCTAATGTAACAAATCCATCTTCCGTTACAAAATTAATTGTGCTTCCACTTTGCTTTTGAGAAGATAATCCTAGATCAATTTCTGATATTTTGATGGATTCTTCAGTTACAGCGAATCCAGAACCTTCTAGAAGATATGGTTGATTCTGAGAAACCTCAGCATCTGACTCGTTGATGAAATATCCTGATGAAACAACAAGTAATGCTAATAGAGACATGGCTGCTTTCATGATTAATTTCTCATCTAATTTGGTTTATAATTTGCTATTAAATTATTTTAGACTGATTAGGCAAAACCATAGATAATATCGAAAATTAAAAGCCAGGCATCTCAAAACCTTCTTGTTGGGCTAATTCTAACATGTAAAATTCAAGATAGCCTCCTGCCAAAAGAAGAGATATAACAATTCCAACTTCGAAAAGTGTTGGTTTGATAAATTGAGTTAGATTGACTTTTTTAGTAATTGCTTTAATCAGAATGAAACTTCTGGAAATTCCTATAGAGTATGCAGTAAGTTCCATCAATCCAAATGGAGATAAAAACAAGATTGCAAGTGGAGGAATATCAGCTAGAATGGGGGCAGTAGTAGTAATAGCGGCAAAAGCAAAGCCTGTAGACCAAGCAGAGAAAATTCCCCAAGCCACTCCAAATCCAGGAATAAACATTGGTAATGCAATAGTAGTATTATGC
This window harbors:
- a CDS encoding cupredoxin domain-containing protein: MKAAMSLLALLVVSSGYFINESDAEVSQNQPYLLEGSGFAVTEESIKISEIDLGLSSQKQSGSTINFVTEDGFVTLDDEEFTISKLDGKFLREGQYIRINGNVESSRGLDTSISFFGRLVEESKDASVYGFTGRITTSDDSYKVLYTTKLSKLSKITPVSTELKSNALTIHILKGSAGLKTTDNITPGTTEINLRFFSNDRISVQPGTTITIVNDDVVSHSIQSGEENYGSRYDRYTADGRISTGEILPGKSTSITFNDAGFYRLYDPDYQWMGIVAYVFPNSDSLVLGQGKNSGN
- a CDS encoding stage II sporulation protein M; translated protein: MTSVSDEDAKNFMLEFEELVLDIDAFGIFVHNTTIALPMFIPGFGVAWGIFSAWSTGFAFAAITTTAPILADIPPLAILFLSPFGLMELTAYSIGISRSFILIKAITKKVNLTQFIKPTLFEVGIVISLLLAGGYLEFYMLELAQQEGFEMPGF